In Fragaria vesca subsp. vesca linkage group LG1, FraVesHawaii_1.0, whole genome shotgun sequence, the sequence TTGATCCTTTTTCCAAGAATTGAACATCATATAGACGTTTGAAACTACTCTCCAGCCTTTAAAATCGCTCTGTCTACCCTTATTTCTGTTGTCTTTGCTCAGTTTATCTTCCGCAAATGTTGCAATCCTTACCTCTTCGGCTCTTCAAATTCTGAAACTGTAAAATCAAAATCCTAAATCTCAACATGGCTCCACCTTTTCATTACAGCAATGAAGAAGAAGAAGTAGACGAAGAAGACGAAGAGCTCCTGACCCTGCAACTCTTCACCGGAAACGGTTCAACCAGACCCCTACAACAATCTCCCCGTCTAATTTCGAACGGTACGAATTTACTTGCAGCATCTAAGGAAATCTAAATGACATCAAGCTCTATCTCTCTTGCTGCCTCCGCCTCCACGTCCGCCTCTACTCACGAGGCTTCAGCGGCTAAAGAGAAGATTCACATACGAGCTCCATACCCTTGGGCTACAACAAAGCGTGCCCTAGTATACTCTCGTCATTATTTACTCTCTCATGGCATCAACACAATCAGTGGTGCAGTTCAATGCAAAAAGTGTGATGAGAAGTATGAGATCGAGTACGATCTGCAACAAAAGTTTGCACAAGTGGCGACTTATGTGTCTCAAAACAAGAGTGCAATGCGTGATAGGGCACCTGCTGTTTGGATGACTCCCACACTCCCGGATTGCAAGTTCTGTGGGCAAACAAATTGTATGAAACCTCTGATAGACAAGAAGAAGTCGATCAATTGGTTGTTCCTGCTTTTAGGTCAAATGCTCGGAATGTGCAAACTCTCTCAATTGAAGTATTTCTGCAAACACACCAAGAATCA encodes:
- the LOC101294117 gene encoding uncharacterized protein LOC101294117 codes for the protein MTSSSISLAASASTSASTHEASAAKEKIHIRAPYPWATTKRALVYSRHYLLSHGINTISGAVQCKKCDEKYEIEYDLQQKFAQVATYVSQNKSAMRDRAPAVWMTPTLPDCKFCGQTNCMKPLIDKKKSINWLFLLLGQMLGMCKLSQLKYFCKHTKNHRTGAKDRVLYRTYLGLLKQLEPNGPFDI